Proteins from a genomic interval of Desulfovibrio litoralis DSM 11393:
- the aroL gene encoding shikimate kinase AroL, protein MDKTIFLIGLRASGKTSLANFFVENSEYLSIDTDVLCQAKAGMSIAQLVESKGWEAFRTLESEVLEKIICEQNINKDKQPHLIVSTGGGIILSEKNRELLKNNGFVVYLKAEPEVLYQRLILNPGAEQRPNLTNYDLLEELKQTLQCRKEFYENCADLILDASLNHRILFDKLISALQKTKK, encoded by the coding sequence ATGGATAAAACTATTTTTCTTATCGGGTTAAGGGCATCGGGAAAAACAAGCTTAGCGAACTTTTTCGTTGAAAACTCTGAATATTTATCAATAGATACAGATGTTTTGTGTCAAGCAAAGGCGGGAATGAGTATTGCTCAATTGGTTGAGTCAAAGGGGTGGGAGGCTTTCAGAACGTTAGAGAGTGAGGTTTTGGAAAAAATTATTTGTGAACAAAATATCAATAAAGACAAACAACCCCATTTAATTGTCTCAACGGGTGGGGGCATTATTCTTTCGGAAAAAAATAGAGAGTTGTTAAAAAACAATGGTTTTGTGGTTTATCTTAAGGCTGAACCTGAAGTATTGTATCAGCGTTTAATTTTAAATCCGGGGGCGGAACAAAGACCAAACCTGACGAATTATGATTTACTCGAAGAGTTAAAACAAACTTTGCAATGTAGAAAAGAATTTTATGAAAATTGTGCTGATTTAATTTTAGATGCATCTCTTAACCATAGAATTTTATTTGATAAATTGATATCGGCTTTGCAAAAAACTAAAAAGTAA
- a CDS encoding aminotransferase class I/II-fold pyridoxal phosphate-dependent enzyme gives MEQFPRLHRLPPYVFATVNELKMKLRRQSIDIIDLGMGNPDIPTPQHIVDKLTEAAQKGVNHRYSVSKGIPNLRKAMADWYARRYDVYLDPETEVIATMGAKEGLAHLSLGMLTSEDLVFAPDPTYPIHTYGPIIAGATVRRIPIGPGRDFFEDLLTATRETWPQPKLLLLSYPHNPTTEIATPEFFQKVVDFAKEHKIYVIHDLAYADLVFDGHVAPSFMQAKGAKDVGVEFFSMSKSYSMAGWRVGFCVGNRQLINTLARIKSYLDYGMFQPIQIAATVALNGPQECVHEICDIYRQRRDILCEGLQRIGWDVPPPKGTMFLWAHIPEEFRKMGSVEFSKLLLREGHVAVSPGLGFGYNGDEYVRFALIENHHRSKQALRGIKKVLSGAGS, from the coding sequence ATGGAACAATTTCCGCGTCTACATCGTTTACCCCCTTATGTTTTTGCTACTGTTAACGAACTTAAAATGAAGTTAAGAAGGCAAAGCATTGATATTATTGACCTTGGAATGGGTAATCCTGATATTCCAACCCCACAACATATTGTCGATAAGCTGACTGAAGCCGCCCAAAAAGGGGTGAATCATCGTTATTCTGTCTCCAAGGGTATCCCAAACTTACGAAAAGCCATGGCGGATTGGTACGCAAGACGTTATGACGTTTATCTTGACCCTGAGACCGAAGTTATTGCGACTATGGGTGCTAAAGAGGGTCTTGCTCACTTATCTTTAGGTATGCTCACTTCTGAAGATTTAGTTTTTGCACCGGATCCTACTTATCCTATTCATACTTATGGCCCTATTATCGCCGGAGCTACCGTAAGACGTATTCCTATTGGACCGGGTCGTGATTTTTTTGAAGATTTGCTCACGGCTACTCGTGAAACTTGGCCTCAACCAAAGTTATTGTTGCTAAGTTATCCCCATAACCCAACGACCGAAATAGCGACTCCTGAATTCTTCCAAAAAGTAGTTGATTTTGCTAAGGAACATAAAATATACGTTATCCATGACTTAGCTTATGCTGATTTAGTTTTTGATGGTCATGTTGCCCCAAGCTTTATGCAGGCAAAGGGAGCTAAAGACGTTGGCGTAGAATTTTTCTCTATGTCTAAGAGTTATTCTATGGCCGGTTGGCGTGTTGGATTTTGTGTAGGCAATCGCCAGTTGATAAACACATTAGCTCGTATAAAAAGTTATCTCGATTACGGTATGTTCCAACCTATTCAGATAGCGGCAACTGTTGCCTTAAACGGACCACAAGAATGCGTGCATGAAATTTGTGATATATATCGCCAACGTAGAGATATTTTATGCGAAGGTTTACAACGCATTGGCTGGGACGTTCCACCTCCTAAAGGTACTATGTTCCTTTGGGCTCATATTCCTGAAGAATTTAGAAAAATGGGTTCCGTCGAATTTTCTAAATTACTACTGCGTGAAGGACACGTCGCGGTTTCACCAGGACTTGGCTTTGGCTATAACGGCGATGAATATGTACGCTTTGCGTTAATCGAAAACCATCATAGAAGCAAACAAGCTCTTCGTGGCATTAAAAAAGTCCTTTCCGGAGCAGGCTCATGA
- a CDS encoding homoserine dehydrogenase, translated as MSKKLTIAIAGLGTVAGGLVQALQENAQWITQRLGREISIKYILVRNPDKYGSVKLPVETKLTTNPDTLIGDPEVDVFVELIGGIEYPRTLITQALNNGKHVVTANKALLAETGTELFDLANSKGLTLGYEASVCGAIPIIQVLRDSLAGNQLLSIAGIMNGTSNYILSEMSNNGLDFASALKQAQELGYAEADPTLDIEGFDTAHKLNLLIRLAWGVHYPYAKLPVAGVSKIESIDIHFAKELGYRIKLLGQARIQDGKLEAEVAPALVRNTMLIASVEGAFNAVHVQGNASGSLFFHGKGAGALPTASAVLSDLVNIARGTNASNMGFVEDNIQKAEILPNEEAKGRHYFRFMVSDKPGVLRDVAAAMADNNISVAQAIQKSATNDDSAVPLVFMTHEATVGDVKRALTQIKKAGILHSEPLHCRIIE; from the coding sequence ATGAGTAAAAAGTTAACTATTGCCATTGCCGGGTTAGGAACTGTTGCCGGTGGTTTGGTGCAAGCTCTACAAGAAAATGCACAGTGGATCACTCAACGTTTAGGGCGAGAAATCAGTATCAAATATATTTTGGTGCGTAACCCTGATAAATATGGTTCCGTTAAATTGCCTGTCGAAACAAAGCTAACTACAAACCCCGATACTTTAATCGGCGATCCTGAGGTTGACGTTTTTGTTGAGTTAATCGGCGGAATAGAATATCCACGCACACTAATAACTCAGGCTCTTAATAATGGCAAACACGTTGTTACCGCCAACAAAGCCCTTTTGGCAGAAACCGGAACGGAGCTTTTTGACCTTGCAAACAGCAAAGGCTTGACACTTGGCTATGAAGCCAGCGTTTGCGGGGCTATTCCGATTATCCAAGTTTTGAGAGACAGCCTCGCCGGGAATCAGCTTTTATCTATTGCCGGAATAATGAATGGCACCAGTAACTATATACTCTCAGAAATGAGTAACAACGGGCTTGATTTTGCGTCTGCCTTAAAACAAGCACAAGAATTGGGTTATGCGGAAGCAGACCCGACTCTTGACATTGAAGGCTTTGATACGGCTCATAAACTGAACCTTTTAATACGTTTGGCTTGGGGAGTGCATTATCCTTATGCGAAGCTACCTGTTGCGGGAGTATCAAAAATAGAAAGTATTGATATTCATTTTGCCAAAGAACTTGGTTATCGCATTAAGCTTTTAGGACAAGCCCGCATTCAAGACGGAAAACTTGAAGCCGAAGTCGCCCCTGCTCTTGTCAGAAATACAATGCTGATCGCCAGTGTTGAAGGTGCGTTTAATGCCGTGCATGTTCAAGGAAACGCCTCAGGCTCTCTATTTTTCCACGGAAAAGGAGCAGGAGCTTTACCAACGGCGAGTGCGGTATTATCAGACTTGGTCAATATTGCCAGAGGGACAAATGCTAGCAACATGGGTTTTGTTGAAGACAATATCCAAAAAGCCGAAATACTTCCAAATGAAGAAGCCAAAGGACGACATTATTTCCGCTTTATGGTGAGCGATAAGCCCGGAGTATTGCGAGATGTCGCTGCCGCTATGGCAGACAATAATATTAGCGTGGCTCAGGCTATTCAAAAAAGTGCAACAAACGACGATTCTGCCGTGCCTTTAGTCTTTATGACTCATGAAGCTACCGTTGGCGACGTAAAACGTGCTTTAACACAAATCAAAAAAGCAGGTATCCTACATTCAGAACCTCTGCATTGTAGGATTATAGAATAA
- a CDS encoding ImmA/IrrE family metallo-endopeptidase yields the protein MNTILTSPLSANEVLEQYWGESIPVNPLAIAQKMGIRLFTREENNSIEGEFFYDDNNIPSIVVNQSLVKSPQRMRFTVAHELGHYCLLHDTRKRDGAANFHLHNYEIPEVQANNFAAELLMPEEIVKFAIRVYGINTVEELAKYFDVSKIAMQIRLEKLGIL from the coding sequence ATGAACACTATTTTAACCAGCCCCCTTAGTGCAAACGAAGTGCTAGAACAATATTGGGGTGAATCAATACCTGTTAATCCGCTTGCAATTGCCCAAAAAATGGGCATACGTCTTTTTACTCGTGAAGAAAATAACAGCATTGAGGGAGAGTTTTTTTATGACGACAACAACATTCCTAGCATTGTTGTGAACCAGTCGTTAGTAAAATCTCCTCAAAGAATGCGGTTTACTGTTGCTCATGAACTAGGACATTATTGTCTTTTACATGACACAAGAAAAAGAGATGGTGCTGCTAACTTCCATTTACATAACTATGAAATTCCAGAAGTTCAAGCGAATAATTTTGCAGCAGAACTTTTAATGCCAGAAGAAATTGTTAAATTTGCTATTCGTGTTTATGGTATCAATACAGTTGAAGAATTAGCTAAATATTTTGATGTTTCAAAAATCGCTATGCAAATAAGACTAGAAAAACTAGGAATATTATAG
- a CDS encoding YcaO-like family protein: protein MMKLQTCLKTYSKDQDKAISPQETIGRVREKLSGLNMKILSSTGRVDIDRLGIPVFISACGADARAIMPTRKQMGKGVSLEQAEASALMELIERFSFFSFFENQAPTLVSTWTDAKKISQEGKILPLIDIQELIRSAHDNIEAEVAEKILDLTELEFYPAIRILDGKELLVPLDWFRKLGEFNGSSAGNTDVESILQGCSELVERHVSCIADRTKPILPTIDLDSCTNPVLKDLIKKFQDNKIVLLLKDMSLGQALPTVAALAYDPATFPKTSEIVFTAGTASSPTKAAIRAITEVAQLGGDFATSSCYEASGLSKYMSHEEHEWLEKGELVALNTLPSVENNDIYQELLEFCKQLKEKQGLNLYSLSTTNPLLDISANYSFIPGFKFRERDVNASVGLFIGRLIVERYLPVEARKKIKKLAELQPNAHYLKFFNALINLEEKSSVEVAEEFIAAQSEQTDNESKALCAFYAGYAYSLVDEWKNAKKHFYEAVTLEPTMKEYWHRLGICFFKLGRYEQAAQAFQRILKDLDKGSALDYANLGICLAKLGQKKEAIDNLSIALTLDSSLDFAAKALEEL from the coding sequence ATGATGAAACTGCAAACTTGTTTAAAAACTTATTCCAAAGATCAGGATAAAGCGATTTCTCCGCAAGAAACCATTGGCAGAGTGAGAGAAAAACTTTCCGGTTTAAATATGAAAATACTTTCCTCAACGGGGCGTGTTGATATTGACCGCTTGGGAATTCCGGTTTTTATTAGTGCTTGCGGGGCTGATGCCAGAGCTATTATGCCGACCAGAAAACAAATGGGTAAGGGCGTAAGCCTTGAACAGGCGGAAGCTTCGGCGTTAATGGAATTAATAGAGCGTTTTAGTTTCTTTTCATTTTTTGAAAATCAGGCTCCGACTTTGGTTTCAACTTGGACGGATGCCAAAAAAATATCACAAGAAGGTAAAATTTTACCACTGATTGATATTCAAGAATTAATTCGTTCTGCTCACGATAACATTGAGGCGGAAGTAGCGGAAAAAATTCTTGATTTAACAGAACTTGAATTTTATCCGGCTATTCGTATTTTAGACGGAAAGGAACTGCTTGTTCCTTTAGATTGGTTTAGAAAACTTGGCGAGTTTAATGGTTCTTCTGCCGGAAACACTGATGTTGAATCTATTTTACAGGGTTGTTCTGAGTTGGTTGAGCGTCATGTTTCTTGTATTGCCGATCGCACAAAACCTATTCTTCCAACTATTGATTTAGATAGTTGCACAAACCCCGTCTTAAAAGATTTGATCAAGAAATTTCAAGACAACAAGATAGTGCTTTTATTGAAAGATATGTCTCTTGGTCAAGCTCTTCCAACTGTTGCGGCTTTGGCTTATGACCCTGCTACTTTCCCAAAAACGTCAGAGATTGTTTTTACGGCGGGAACAGCCAGCTCGCCAACTAAAGCCGCTATTAGAGCGATTACCGAAGTTGCCCAATTAGGCGGCGATTTTGCTACCTCTTCTTGTTACGAAGCGTCGGGGTTATCTAAATATATGTCTCATGAAGAGCATGAATGGCTTGAAAAGGGCGAACTTGTTGCTCTTAATACGTTACCCTCTGTTGAAAATAACGATATTTATCAAGAACTTTTAGAATTTTGTAAACAATTAAAAGAAAAGCAGGGCTTAAACTTATATAGCCTAAGCACGACAAACCCTTTGCTTGATATTTCGGCAAATTATTCTTTTATTCCCGGTTTTAAATTTAGAGAAAGAGACGTAAACGCCTCGGTTGGACTTTTTATCGGTAGGTTAATAGTTGAAAGATACCTGCCGGTTGAAGCGAGAAAAAAAATAAAAAAATTGGCAGAGTTACAGCCTAATGCCCATTATTTAAAGTTTTTCAATGCCTTAATTAATTTGGAAGAAAAAAGTTCGGTTGAAGTCGCCGAAGAGTTTATTGCCGCACAATCTGAACAAACAGATAACGAATCAAAAGCCTTATGTGCTTTTTATGCCGGTTATGCTTATTCTTTGGTTGATGAATGGAAAAATGCAAAAAAACATTTTTATGAGGCTGTTACTCTTGAACCCACAATGAAGGAATATTGGCACAGACTGGGAATTTGTTTCTTTAAATTGGGAAGATACGAACAGGCGGCACAAGCCTTTCAACGTATTTTAAAAGATTTAGACAAAGGCTCGGCGTTAGATTATGCCAATTTGGGGATCTGTTTGGCGAAACTTGGGCAAAAAAAAGAAGCAATCGATAACTTAAGTATCGCCTTAACTCTTGACTCAAGTCTTGATTTTGCCGCTAAGGCGTTAGAAGAGTTATAG
- a CDS encoding class I SAM-dependent methyltransferase, with translation MNATSLLPNGILNSDNLDELMACASSRYNVEFETVNAGDINLEVLQITNMQSVLDNMIKQNKIHNAIKDLPLWAKIWPASIVLGFFLRHEQNKETQTLLELGAGCGVSGLIAAKLGYSRVTISDINEEALLFAKINVLKNQLNDRVQVKFTDVAKSVLNEKYDMMIGSELLYLEELHRPIVRFFSRYLKEDGRGILIADYRRKTKHFEKLASQSFKLEQGHIGIKTKNSDENTPDKQLFSILTLQHKS, from the coding sequence ATGAATGCTACTTCTTTATTACCTAATGGAATACTCAACTCTGATAATCTTGATGAACTGATGGCTTGTGCCTCTTCTCGCTACAATGTAGAATTTGAAACTGTTAACGCCGGCGATATTAATCTTGAAGTTTTACAAATTACCAATATGCAAAGCGTATTGGACAATATGATTAAACAAAATAAAATTCATAATGCAATTAAAGATTTACCTTTATGGGCTAAAATTTGGCCGGCAAGTATTGTTTTGGGCTTTTTTTTGCGTCATGAACAAAACAAAGAGACCCAAACTCTATTGGAGCTTGGAGCAGGTTGTGGCGTTAGTGGGCTGATTGCCGCTAAATTAGGCTATAGCCGAGTAACAATTTCCGATATTAACGAAGAAGCTTTGCTTTTTGCTAAGATTAATGTTTTGAAAAACCAGCTTAATGATAGGGTTCAAGTAAAGTTTACAGATGTTGCCAAAAGTGTTTTAAACGAAAAATATGATATGATGATTGGTTCAGAGCTGCTTTATCTCGAAGAGTTGCACCGTCCGATAGTACGTTTTTTTTCAAGATATTTAAAAGAAGATGGAAGGGGCATATTAATTGCTGATTATCGCAGAAAGACAAAACATTTTGAAAAACTCGCCTCTCAATCTTTTAAACTTGAACAAGGACATATCGGTATAAAAACTAAAAATTCTGATGAAAATACACCCGATAAACAATTGTTTTCTATTTTAACCCTTCAACATAAAAGCTAA
- a CDS encoding FprA family A-type flavoprotein, whose translation MQPLEIKKDIFWVGAVDYNSRDFHGYSLSPQGSTYNAYLVKDEKNVLFDTVKAESADTMLCRLQKVIDLEKIDYIVVNHVELDHSGSLPKLVELCKPEKIFCSVMGKKSMEGHFNIEGWPIQVVKTGDVVNIGKRNIHFVETRMLHWPDSMFSYLAEDKLVICNDAFGQNIASSERFADEISRSALDFAVKEYYYNIVLPFSPQVLKTLELVKELKLDIDMLAPDHGLIFRGKEEVQYILDRYKTLAEQKPQKRALVVYDTMWKSTKKLAYSIASGFEDAGVPVQIMDLKQNHHSAVMTALADCGALVVGSPTHNNTILPTVTGFLSYMKGLRPQNRIGGAFGSFGWSGESVKIISEWLESAHFELPVEPVKCQFVPKHETYKLSHAMGKTLGEALIKKCQN comes from the coding sequence ATGCAACCTTTAGAAATAAAAAAAGATATATTTTGGGTTGGTGCCGTTGATTATAATAGCCGTGATTTTCACGGTTATTCACTTTCACCTCAAGGCTCAACTTATAACGCTTATTTAGTTAAAGACGAAAAAAATGTACTTTTTGATACGGTTAAAGCAGAATCAGCCGATACCATGCTTTGTCGTTTACAAAAAGTCATTGATCTTGAAAAAATTGATTACATTGTTGTGAACCATGTTGAACTCGACCATTCCGGTTCTTTACCCAAGTTAGTTGAACTTTGTAAGCCGGAAAAGATTTTTTGTTCCGTTATGGGTAAAAAATCAATGGAAGGGCATTTTAACATAGAAGGTTGGCCTATTCAGGTTGTTAAAACCGGCGATGTTGTTAATATTGGTAAACGCAACATTCATTTTGTTGAAACCCGTATGTTACACTGGCCGGATAGTATGTTTTCTTATCTTGCCGAAGATAAACTCGTAATTTGTAATGATGCCTTTGGACAAAATATTGCCTCATCAGAGCGTTTTGCCGATGAAATTTCAAGATCAGCCTTAGATTTTGCAGTTAAAGAATATTATTACAATATTGTCTTACCTTTTTCGCCTCAAGTATTAAAAACCCTTGAACTTGTAAAAGAACTGAAACTTGATATTGATATGCTTGCCCCTGATCATGGTTTAATTTTTAGAGGTAAAGAAGAAGTTCAATATATTTTAGACCGTTATAAAACCCTTGCTGAACAAAAACCGCAAAAACGTGCTTTGGTTGTTTATGATACTATGTGGAAAAGTACAAAAAAACTGGCTTATTCTATTGCCAGTGGCTTTGAAGATGCGGGTGTTCCCGTTCAGATTATGGACTTAAAACAAAACCACCATAGTGCTGTTATGACTGCTTTAGCTGATTGTGGTGCTTTAGTTGTTGGTTCTCCTACTCATAATAATACTATTTTACCAACAGTAACAGGCTTTTTAAGTTATATGAAAGGATTACGCCCTCAAAATCGCATAGGTGGAGCGTTTGGTTCTTTTGGTTGGTCTGGTGAGTCTGTAAAAATTATTTCAGAATGGCTTGAATCAGCACACTTTGAACTGCCGGTAGAGCCTGTAAAATGTCAATTTGTTCCAAAACACGAAACTTATAAATTAAGCCACGCTATGGGTAAAACTCTTGGCGAAGCTTTAATTAAAAAATGCCAAAATTAA
- the rd gene encoding rubredoxin, with protein MKSYVCTVCGYVYDPSEGDPDNGVAAGTKFEDVDHAWTCPVCGAGKDAFEAE; from the coding sequence ATGAAAAGTTATGTATGTACAGTTTGTGGATATGTTTATGACCCATCTGAGGGCGACCCTGATAACGGCGTTGCCGCAGGCACTAAATTTGAAGATGTTGATCATGCTTGGACTTGCCCTGTTTGCGGTGCCGGCAAAGATGCTTTTGAAGCAGAATAG
- a CDS encoding desulfoferrodoxin: MTKMLEVYKCEACGNIVEVLHAAGGDLNCCGHPMKLMKEGTTDGAKEKHVPVIEKIEGGFLVKVGSVAHPMEEKHWVEWIELVADGISYRKFLKPGDTPEAKFKVCCSCSENAYAREYCNLHGHWRS, encoded by the coding sequence ATGACTAAGATGCTTGAAGTTTATAAATGTGAAGCTTGTGGTAATATTGTAGAAGTATTGCATGCCGCTGGTGGTGATTTAAACTGTTGTGGTCATCCTATGAAATTGATGAAAGAAGGAACCACAGACGGAGCTAAAGAAAAACACGTTCCTGTTATTGAAAAAATAGAAGGTGGATTTTTAGTTAAAGTTGGTTCTGTTGCTCACCCTATGGAAGAAAAACACTGGGTTGAGTGGATAGAGTTGGTTGCCGACGGAATAAGCTATCGCAAGTTTTTAAAACCCGGTGATACTCCTGAAGCTAAGTTTAAAGTTTGTTGTTCTTGCAGTGAAAATGCTTATGCTCGTGAATATTGTAACCTTCACGGACATTGGCGTTCATAA
- the larC gene encoding nickel insertion protein — translation MHKDSHQKNHHEHNHHNHNHHDCESKKSDNIAITIRAYTGLSGDILLTGLTKLANLGEIELEDLIKKLKIKELENCVKIKEYSLNNISGFKAEISLPNLDHSHNHRHLSEILEMINKSELSDQAKKLATQTFNLLGEAEAKVHGCHIESLAFHEVGALDSILDICLVCALFDYLDPKSFILSPLPLCDGVINCAHGTLGSPAPAVLALLPGVAVKGLNSSGETLTPTALALIKTLGATFGEWSTMKVKSTALVYGNRYFPNVPNGAIFALGNLI, via the coding sequence ATGCACAAAGACAGCCATCAAAAAAATCACCATGAACATAATCATCATAACCACAATCATCACGATTGTGAATCAAAAAAATCTGATAATATTGCTATCACTATTCGGGCATACACAGGGTTATCCGGCGATATTTTATTAACCGGCTTAACAAAATTAGCAAATTTAGGCGAAATAGAGTTAGAAGACTTGATAAAAAAATTAAAAATTAAAGAGTTGGAAAACTGTGTTAAAATAAAAGAATATAGTTTAAACAACATCTCGGGCTTTAAAGCGGAAATATCTTTGCCAAACCTTGATCACTCACATAATCATAGACATCTTTCAGAAATTTTGGAAATGATCAATAAAAGCGAGCTTAGCGATCAAGCCAAAAAACTTGCAACTCAAACTTTTAACCTTTTGGGAGAAGCCGAGGCAAAAGTACATGGTTGTCATATTGAAAGCTTAGCCTTTCATGAAGTTGGAGCCTTAGACAGTATTTTGGATATTTGCCTTGTTTGTGCCTTATTTGACTATTTAGATCCAAAAAGTTTTATTTTATCTCCCCTGCCTTTATGTGATGGTGTTATTAATTGTGCTCACGGAACCTTAGGGTCTCCTGCTCCTGCTGTTTTGGCGTTATTGCCCGGCGTCGCTGTTAAAGGTTTAAATTCTAGCGGAGAAACGTTAACACCAACCGCCTTGGCTTTAATAAAAACTTTAGGTGCAACATTCGGCGAATGGTCCACCATGAAGGTTAAAAGCACGGCTCTGGTTTATGGAAACAGATATTTTCCAAACGTTCCAAACGGGGCGATTTTTGCTTTAGGCAATTTGATATAA
- a CDS encoding flagellin: MALVINHNLMAMNATRNLNNAYSSLATSTRRLSSGLRIGTAADDAAGLAIRELMRAEIAAMNQGVRNANDAISMIQTADGALQIIDEKLIRMKELAEQAATGTYNSTQRLMIDSEYQAMASEITRIANATDFNGVSLLNGNLSGVNNHDGSGLVSKGEMKIHFGTSNSSAEDYYYINMGNATASALGVGNQSNPADGGHSVSTQANAQKALDAINSAIISKDNIRAALGAMQNRLENTVSNLQIQAENLQAAESRISDVDVASEMTEFVRNQIMTQAAVAMLSQANSLPQMAMKLIGG, encoded by the coding sequence ATGGCTTTGGTCATCAATCACAACTTAATGGCAATGAACGCTACTCGTAACCTTAATAATGCATACAGTAGCCTTGCAACTTCAACTCGTCGTCTTTCATCAGGTTTACGCATAGGTACAGCCGCTGATGATGCTGCCGGTTTGGCAATCAGAGAATTAATGCGTGCTGAAATTGCCGCTATGAACCAAGGTGTTCGTAACGCTAACGACGCAATCTCCATGATTCAGACCGCTGACGGTGCTTTACAAATTATCGATGAAAAACTTATTCGTATGAAAGAGTTAGCGGAACAAGCCGCAACTGGTACTTATAACTCTACCCAACGTTTAATGATTGATTCTGAATATCAAGCAATGGCTTCAGAAATCACTCGTATCGCAAACGCAACAGATTTTAACGGTGTTAGCTTGCTTAACGGTAACCTTTCCGGTGTTAATAACCACGACGGTTCCGGTCTTGTTTCAAAAGGTGAAATGAAAATTCACTTTGGAACAAGCAACAGCTCAGCAGAAGACTATTACTACATTAATATGGGTAATGCTACTGCTTCTGCCTTGGGTGTTGGTAACCAATCTAACCCAGCAGACGGTGGACACAGCGTTTCTACTCAAGCAAATGCACAAAAAGCTTTAGATGCGATTAATTCCGCGATTATTTCTAAAGATAATATTCGTGCCGCTCTTGGTGCTATGCAAAACCGTTTGGAAAACACCGTATCTAACTTGCAAATTCAGGCTGAAAACCTTCAGGCCGCTGAGTCTCGTATTTCTGACGTAGACGTTGCTTCTGAAATGACCGAATTTGTTCGTAATCAAATTATGACTCAAGCAGCAGTTGCTATGTTGTCTCAAGCTAACTCCCTGCCACAAATGGCAATGAAGCTCATAGGCGGCTAA